The Chiloscyllium plagiosum isolate BGI_BamShark_2017 unplaced genomic scaffold, ASM401019v2 scaf_74276, whole genome shotgun sequence genomic sequence tcagtgctgagggagtgccgcactgtcgaagggaaTCCCACTGGGTCAGGGCTAAAGTGgggcagagggagtgcagcatgttTAGTACATTATTGCGTGATTGTCTGGGTGTGTCACTGTGCAAGCCTCTCGCTCCTGTGTCGAAGTTTGCCGATGGTTGTTCCTCCTTCCTgggactgtttgacttgctgctGCCTCTCTCTCCAGTGTACAACAAGCCAGCAGAAGAGGCCACGCTGGAGTTTCTCTTGACTGACTATGATTTGATCTATGGGCGTAGGAAGCAGCTGGAGCTAGAGATCCAGGAAGCTTTCCTGCGCTTTATGGCCTGCACTCTGAAGGGCTATCGCTCCTACCTCATGCCCATCACACAAGCCCCCTCGGAGACCACCACTGACTCGAGTTCCCTCTTCAACCTGCAGGGTAAGCACTTCTGTAAACCAGGGCAGGTTGTGGAGCTGTGTGCTGGCTTTGGCACA encodes the following:
- the LOC122545676 gene encoding DENN domain-containing protein 4B-like; translated protein: MFSTLLRDCLGVSLCKPLAPVSKFADGCSSFLGLFDLLLPLSPVYNKPAEEATLEFLLTDYDLIYGRRKQLELEIQEAFLRFMACTLKGYRSYLMPITQAPSETTTDSSSLFNLQGFLKSRDRANQRFYALLTKTQLFTQFIEECSFVSDRQSSLEFFDGCVEKEYPSYKLPHLSNY